TTGATACAAGGGTTGTTACTCCTCCATCCAGCTCCCGTCCCGCATGCACAAAAGAGAGCAAATGAACCCTAACCGCGAAGTGTTGCCCGAGGGACAGCCGGTAAACCCAATTCGTCATCAGCCTGCCAGCATTGTATTTCAAAGAAGAATTAGCACAACAGAAAACAGTTATGTGGAGCATGCAGCCAATCCAGTGAGCGGGTACTCTGAAAGAGACTTTCTAACCACAAGGAAAACATCCAATTCAACAAACAAAATCAAGGCACATGTACCTGGGCATTGGATCTCCCAGCCGGAGCTGTTGCATGTCCTGTGGGTGCTGAAGGCAAGCGGAGCTCCGCATCCAAGTCCGGTTCAGCATCAGGTTGGAGATAGGAGGGAACTCCATCAGCTTCTGTTTCCATACCCATGTCTGCTTCTAGAGCATCCAGCTCTGCACACCAAATTGAGAATACGGTAAGACAATTAGAAACAGAACCATCAAGAACACAGAATCATATCAGCTTTGAATGTGACCAGAATAGATCTTAACAGCACACAAGATGAATAAGAAGGTTACACCTAGCCCATAGTCTAAAGATTGACAGTCCGAAATTGATCAGAAAGATTTCAGCCATGAATGAAATGTGAAGGCAGTATTTCCTTCAATAGTTGGGAACTTAAATGATTTCTAAGCTTACCACCCATAAGATCTTCCTCGTCAATGTCATCAGGAACACTATAGCTTCTGCCAAGGGTCTCTTGAATTTCATTGCTCACATCCATCAGGTccatcatttcatcttgcaaatTCTACAACAAACGAGTATTCACATGTTAGAAAGATAAGCTTTCAAAAGTAGCTAGTATGGAAGCAAGGGAACAAAAGTAGAAAGAGACTACTGACATCAATATCTTGAATCTTCACGGTTTTCATCATCCCTTTGAGCTCCTTGTTCGCAGACTTCAGAGCTGTCATCTGTGTAAAACATATCAATGTTATATTCCAAACAAAAGTATTCTTACGGCAGGAAATATGCCTCCATGGCGTCTACATTTAGAATCCTAAATGGATACCAGGAATGAGTATAACAGAATCCAACTTATAAGAAAAAAACCCTCCCCATACACAAATGGTCCATCTCCTACCTCTCATGAGGTAGGCAGCAGGTTCCAATCAGGGTACAGAAAAAGCTCCGCCTCAACAGCCTTGAACTATGCCCCTTGGGCCGCTACcaaggaaaatcaacaattttaAGGTGAATTTAGTATATTCCCAGtgcaaccaaatttgatgtagaataGAGAACCTCTCCAGCATGCTGTAAATCAATAGTTAACCCTTTTATTTGGGCATCCTAcctatctcttttttttttttaggtactTGTTTTTTAGAGGAAAGAAGGCATCTAATCCATCTAAATACATGTCATAATCAAAACATACTGGGTACCCTACCCCCAGCCTTTAGTGCTAAAGATTTGGCTTCACTAATACAATGAATGCAGTTCGTCATACAATGTCATTTGTTATGTTGAGCTATGTCATTCAGTATTCTCGAATCCTCACATttgaaaatcaaaacaatcCAACACATGGATGAACATTAAACGAACAGATCCTTATATGTCTATTTACTTAATACTAAACATATGAAGTTTATCACAGAACTTAACAGCTTAGGACATTACCGTTTGCTGAGCATCTTTTATACCCTCTGAAGCAAAGGAAACTTGATCAAGGTTGAATGTCTGATTATACAGCATGTCCCGTTGTCCTTCATACCTGTCCAGAAGCTCAATGAATTATACAaatcatcaaagaaaaaaggataATGCAAATTGATTCATGTGGTATATTCACCATATACTTTACAAATTGCAAAAGATATCTCGATAATTCTAAATTCCAAAGAGAACGATCTCGTCATTAgtgaaaaattttaaatgatatCATCATTggtgaaaaaaattataaaaaaaaacaataataatcaTTTAGCGCAATGTTTTTGCAAATTTACCATTATGGCCTGCTAATATTTGGAAAAAGGCATGCACTAGGGAGAAATGTCCTCACATGCAGATTGTAACCTAACTTACTGGACATAATGAACAAATGATGCTATAACTGTTCGTATTTGACAGATTTCTTTTTCTCATCGAGGACAGACCTGCAAAGGCACCGTAAACTTATGCCTTTAGTTAGCTGCAGGACACCCCAGGAAATCTGATTGTGTGTACAGATTCATGCACGCTTACTTTGTATTCTATTTGACATTCTTCTAGCACTATTGTGCACCCTTAAGTTGCTCATCATGTTTTTTAACTTCTTTtgatttttcaataattttatttCGAGTTTTCAATTAACCACTTAAAGTTCACTCTCAAGTCCCAACCGTTCTTAAGCCAGACAAATGTTTAATCATTGTCACTCCCAAGCTTATCCCAAAGTCAAAATAAACCAATCTCAAAATCCTCACAAATTTCATATGAATGAAGCAGAACAAAAGGGATGCAACAAATATTAGAAAAGACAAACCACTAAGGGAAGCAATAAGTTAGTAACATGGAAGGGGGGGGACCTACATTCGTTTCTGCTTGAGAACCCTCATCGCTCGAGACTTGACAGCTTCTTGTGCAGGACCGGGCCTTGTCTTCTTGA
Above is a window of Malus sylvestris chromosome 15, drMalSylv7.2, whole genome shotgun sequence DNA encoding:
- the LOC126603503 gene encoding vacuolar protein sorting-associated protein 60.1-like, producing the protein MKRVFGVKKDKEPPPPSVGDASDRINKRGETVDEKIKKLDIELNRYKEQIKKTRPGPAQEAVKSRAMRVLKQKRMYEGQRDMLYNQTFNLDQVSFASEGIKDAQQTMTALKSANKELKGMMKTVKIQDIDNLQDEMMDLMDVSNEIQETLGRSYSVPDDIDEEDLMGELDALEADMGMETEADGVPSYLQPDAEPDLDAELRLPSAPTGHATAPAGRSNAQADDELGLPAVPRATLRG